A genomic segment from Gammaproteobacteria bacterium encodes:
- a CDS encoding NADH-quinone oxidoreductase subunit M, translating into MLSGLPILSLLIWLPVFGGVLVLALGDKNAENTRRLALIISIVVFVLSIPLWTGFDTSTANMQYQEKFSWISTFDVNYHLGIDGFALPLILLTTFITVIVVLAGWEVIKKNPSQYLAAFLIMEGLMIGVFSALDSFLFYVFWEAMLIPMFIIIGIWGGKRRIYATVKFFLYTFLGSVLMLVAFIYMYNQEGGSFAIADLHALSLSSKEQFWIFLAFFAAFAVKIPMWPVHTWLPDAHVEAPTGGSVVLAAIMLKLGGYGFIRFSLPITPDASASLAGFVVVLSLIAVVYIGLVALVQTDMKKLVAYSSIAHMGFVTLGLFVPFYIITNTGVALGSGMAIEGAMVQMISHGLISGAMFLCIGVLYDRMHSRDISAYGGVVNTMPWFGAFAVLFAMANAGLPGTSGFVGELMVILASFKANFWIAFLAATTLLFGAAYTLWMVKRVYFGEVANDKVADLQDLNKREFLILAILAIGVLLLGVYPNPLVEVMHSSTENLVQQMLTSKLP; encoded by the coding sequence ATGTTAAGTGGATTACCAATACTCAGTTTATTGATTTGGCTACCGGTCTTCGGTGGCGTGCTGGTGCTTGCATTGGGCGACAAGAATGCTGAAAATACCCGTCGCCTGGCATTGATCATTTCTATTGTGGTATTTGTATTAAGCATTCCTTTATGGACCGGCTTTGATACAAGCACTGCAAACATGCAGTACCAGGAAAAATTCAGCTGGATATCCACTTTTGATGTGAATTACCATTTGGGTATTGACGGCTTTGCCTTGCCGTTGATATTACTAACGACTTTCATCACCGTGATCGTGGTGCTTGCGGGTTGGGAAGTGATCAAAAAGAATCCGTCGCAATACCTCGCGGCATTCCTGATCATGGAAGGTCTGATGATCGGAGTGTTCTCGGCTCTAGACAGTTTTCTGTTCTATGTGTTTTGGGAAGCCATGCTGATACCAATGTTCATCATCATTGGTATCTGGGGTGGTAAACGCCGTATCTACGCCACCGTGAAGTTCTTTTTGTATACCTTTCTGGGCTCGGTCTTGATGCTGGTTGCGTTTATCTATATGTACAACCAGGAGGGCGGTAGTTTCGCCATTGCCGACCTACACGCACTTTCATTAAGCAGTAAAGAACAATTTTGGATTTTCCTCGCATTCTTCGCCGCGTTTGCCGTAAAAATACCGATGTGGCCAGTACACACCTGGTTACCCGACGCTCACGTTGAAGCGCCAACCGGTGGTTCGGTAGTCCTGGCTGCCATCATGCTCAAACTGGGTGGTTACGGTTTCATTCGCTTTAGTTTGCCGATCACACCGGATGCGTCCGCGAGTTTGGCCGGATTTGTGGTCGTGCTGTCATTGATTGCAGTGGTGTATATCGGACTGGTTGCTCTGGTGCAAACCGATATGAAAAAACTGGTTGCGTATTCATCCATTGCCCACATGGGCTTTGTCACCCTGGGTTTGTTTGTCCCTTTTTATATTATTACCAATACCGGTGTAGCGCTGGGCAGCGGCATGGCGATTGAAGGCGCCATGGTTCAAATGATCTCGCACGGCTTGATATCGGGCGCGATGTTCCTGTGTATCGGTGTATTGTACGATCGCATGCATTCGCGCGACATCTCGGCCTACGGTGGCGTCGTTAACACCATGCCATGGTTTGGTGCCTTTGCGGTCTTGTTTGCCATGGCAAACGCCGGCTTGCCTGGAACCTCGGGTTTTGTAGGCGAGCTGATGGTGATCCTGGCCAGCTTTAAAGCCAATTTCTGGATCGCATTCCTGGCTGCAACTACCTTGTTATTCGGCGCTGCCTACACCTTATGGATGGTCAAGCGTGTGTATTTTGGTGAGGTTGCCAATGACAAGGTTGCAGACTTGCAAGACCTGAACAAACGCGAGTTTCTGATTTTAGCCATTTTGGCAATTGGTGTGTTGCTTCTCGGTGTGTAT